A window of the Kazachstania africana CBS 2517 chromosome 10, complete genome genome harbors these coding sequences:
- the KIN82 gene encoding putative serine/threonine protein kinase KIN82 (similar to Saccharomyces cerevisiae KIN82 (YCR091W) and YNR047W; ancestral locus Anc_6.371) produces MIETTDFFAKPIPMGQRSRSMSIPKLFGRTKRNNSTATSVSIITSTSNSIITSASNSSNKSIANELGNTSFSSVTSENHDAYKTGNEQGKNSKFSKFKEVFTKKADTPPGLTLDKMKRHFFYKGKFNENIDIEESEPHSQQMADSLPELMHENNKSLDIHNEGAKIRGRSPSAPVISVTKTPTIETSIELSNFDHFSSTNPFRNYTTPSIQIQSNNPFYQESIPHATISNSPSLTSALSATSSTFYKDHLSNLSLNDIKEDEQLNQFDISSPQKHVIEEPRRSRRLRAKSFSNKFQDSLVGPTSFEKIKLLGQGDVGKVYLVRNKITDRPYAMKIFNKHEMIQRKKIKRILAEQEILATSNHPFIVTLYHSFQTEDYLYLCMEYCLGGQFFAALQTRSTKCICEDDAKFYTSEVIAALEYLHLLGFIYRDLKPENILLHQSGHIMLSDFDLSIQTVSSKKPLLLNGSIIDTKVCSDGFRTNSFVGTEEYIAPEVIRGEGHTVAVDWWTLGILLYEMLFGFTPFKGDNINQTFVNVLKKDVTFPNNNTITRSCKDLIKKLLIKNESKRLGSKLGAADLKRHPFFKKVQWSLLRNQEPPLIPIVNGQGSSSVSENKSRTNMNEEERFMFEEEIEHDDEVPDDDPFREFSSMSLVGREYENNSQISTKQSLLGKISYAPNANRPRSNSAKNLFRR; encoded by the coding sequence ATGATCGAAACTACAGATTTCTTTGCTAAACCAATACCAATGGGGCAAAGATCAAGAAGTATGTCCATTCCAAAGTTGTTCGGTCGAACTAAACGTAATAATAGTACGGCAACTAGTGTCAGTATCATAACATCAACCAGTAACAGTATTATAACATCCGCCAGCAATAGTAGTAATAAAAGTATAGCCAATGAATTAGGCAATACGAGTTTCTCGAGTGTTACCTCTGAGAATCATGATGCTTACAAGACCGGTAATGAACAGGGTAAAAATAGCAAATTCTCGAAGTTTAAAGAGGTGTTTACTAAGAAGGCGGATACGCCTCCTGGTTTGACCCTGGATAAGATGAAGAGACATTTCTTCTACAAGGGTAAATTCAATGAGAATATAGATATCGAAGAATCAGAACCTCACAGCCAACAGATGGCCGATTCTTTGCCAGAATTAATgcatgaaaataataaatctCTGGATATACATAATGAAGGAGCAAAAATTCGTGGAAGATCACCATCTGCTCCAGTGATATCGGTAACCAAAACCCCCACAATAGAAACAAGTATAGaactttccaattttgaccatttttcttcgacAAATCCTTTCAGGAATTACACTACGCCGAgcattcaaattcaatcaaataatcCATTCTACCAAGAATCCATACCTCATGCTACAATAAGTAACTCGCCATCTTTGACTTCTGCATTATCTGCAACATCGTCCACTTTCTATAAAGATCATTTAAGTAACTTATCattaaatgatattaaagaagatgaacaaCTAAATCAGTTTGACATATCATCTCCTCAAAAGCATGTAATCGAGGAGCCGAGACGATCCCGTAGATTAAGGGCTAAATCGTTTAGTAACAAATTCCAGGACTCATTGGTAGGACCCACATCTTTcgaaaagataaaattgttaGGACAAGGTGATGTTGGGAAAGTGTATCTTGTAAGAAACAAGATAACAGACCGACCATATGCTATGAAGATATTTAACAAACATGAAATgatacaaagaaagaaaatcaaaagaatattAGCggaacaagaaattttagCCACAAGCAACCATCCATTCATTGTAACATTATATCATTCATTTCAAACCGAGGACTATTTATACTTATGTATGGAATATTGCTTAGGAGGACAATTCTTTGCAGCTCTACAAACAAGATCGACGAAATGTATCTGTGAAGATGATGCAAAATTCTACACTTCTGAAGTAATTGCAGCGTTGGAATATTTACATCTATTGGGGTTTATCTACAGAGATTTAAAACCAGAGAATATTTTGTTGCATCAATCAGGTCATATTATGCTTTCAGATTTTGACTTATCTATACAGACAGTTTCATCCAAGAAGCCTTTGCTTCTCAATGGTTCGATAATTGATACCAAAGTCTGCTCTGATGGCTTTAGAACCAATTCTTTTGTGGGTACAGAAGAATATATCGCACCAGAGGTCATTAGAGGAGAAGGGCATACCGTAGCAGTAGACTGGTGGACCTTAGgtattttattatatgaAATGTTATTCGGCTTTACGCCCTTTAAAGGAGATAACATTAACCAAACATTTGTAAATGtcttaaaaaaagatgtaACCTTCCCAAACAATAACACTATTACTAGAAGTTGTAAGGACCTCATTAAAAAGCTCCTAATTAAAAACGAATCTAAAAGACTTGGTTCCAAGTTAGGAGCTGCAGATCTGAAAAGACATCcgtttttcaaaaaagttcaGTGGTCACTGTTGAGAAACCAGGAGCCACCTTTAATACCTATCGTTAATGGGCAAGGTAGTAGCAGCGTATCAGAAAACAAGAGTAGGACCAATATGAATGAAGAGGAAAGATTTATGTTtgaggaagaaattgaacaCGATGATGAGGTGCCAGATGATGACCCATTTCGTGAGTTCAGCTCAATGAGTTTGGTTGGAAGGGAATACGAAAATAATTCACAGATATCAACGAAGCAAAGTCTACTTGgtaaaatttcatatgCTCCAAATGCTAATAGACCAAGAAGTAATAGCGCAAAGAATCTTTTCAGACGTTAA
- the KAFR0J02630 gene encoding uncharacterized protein (similar to Saccharomyces cerevisiae YCR090C; ancestral locus Anc_6.368): protein MLYLAISATLSENIKSVRVKDSVQEPAEYTFQISCNNCREVNPAPVLINSVEKHDMAGSKGEASFTMKCKFCSTECSVNLNHFEESLGAEPQISKDKRKKSGLAKLSTDSAAILQLDCRGCELTKFYFDNNLTFVVELVSGNKLECQFDQGENEWYDYDDDAGEEVSITDFACEFFKGK, encoded by the coding sequence ATGTTGTATCTGGCTATTTCTGCTACTCTGTCAGAAAACATTAAAAGTGTCCGTGTCAAGGACAGTGTCCAAGAACCAGCTGAGTATACGTTCCAAATATCATGTAACAACTGTAGGGAAGTGAACCCTGCTCCAGTTTTGATCAATTCTGTGGAAAAACATGATATGGCAGGAAGCAAGGGTGAAGCCTCATTTACAATGAAGTGCAAATTCTGTAGTACCGAATGTTCTGTCAACTTGAatcattttgaagaatccTTAGGTGCTGAACCACAGATTAGCAAAGataaaaggaaaaaaagtgGGTTAGCAAAACTTTCCACAGATTCTGCAGCAATCCTACAATTGGACTGTAGAGGTTGTGAATTGACTAagttttattttgataacAATTTGACTTTCGTGGTGGAATTAGTTAGTGGTAACAAATTAGAATGTCAATTCGATCAAGGTGAAAATGAATGGTATGATTACGATGACGATGCAGGTGAAGAAGTTTCAATTACAGATTTTGCTTGTGAGTTTTTTAAAGGTAAATAA
- the MSH3 gene encoding mismatch repair protein MSH3 (similar to Saccharomyces cerevisiae MSH3 (YCR092C); ancestral locus Anc_6.372), which yields MQPTISRFFKAVSVKEADAGLDETNAGNSVDNSIMIDDSEEDDSVAGAAVDVLSTVTNADVRAAVEEEEEEEDDDPSVQLLSKYANAVPDKRNRSGSASAMSEGRDRSHSTSVDAVNFDTPPIKKRKKAASLTPLDQQVKELKQNNNNKLLVIRVGYKYKCFAQDAIVASKALHLKLVPGKLTFDESNPQDAQFKQYAYCSFPDTRLNVHLERLIHHNLKVGVVEQQETGAIKKQTNNKTNVFERKVTNTFSKATYGINTPYSINNDKSAVLGDTKSIWALSIVAGEKGTTYHLLSVNLNSGEVIHDTFNDSLNSTDELFTRVKYLDPFEVTSLNSKNDIHVNILNLFKQENCSLNCTGNSPKPEASLDSVVRTLKLSSEMTTLVHLLYNYLMDYNNEKILEISSNYKTFGSKVHMTLDGHALESLDIFSNDGKKGSLVWLMDHTRTPFGFRQLRQWISKPLVQQDEIDARLDAVDCISKEVSGIFFEALNQMLKTTPDLMRTLNRIAYGNTSRKEVYFFLKQINGFIDHFKKHSNQINNEICSVNGKIYAQSRILREIFTQIRDIFQSTEIPRLLSMINVIAVMDKDQVTQAVGFFNLNNYDNSEDIIAIQRDIEGVKRDLMDELKNIKRILKRPHLEYRDTVEYLVEVRNTQVKGLPDDWIKVNNTKAVSRFSTPVTAKLTEKLQYHKELLMQKCNDEYERFLGKVNKEYPSLKVVIQNLASYDCILSLAATSCNVNYVRPKFVTDAVAQTVAVKNGRNPIIESLNVHYVPNDVNIKQSDNKINIITGPNMGGKSSYIRQVALLIIMSQIGSYVPADHMETSIFDKILTRIGAHDDLLRGDSTFKVEMMEILNILRTCTPKSLLLLDEVGRGTGTLDGRAISYALLKYFVELENCPLILFTTHFSKLSESLASKHIKNFYMDYVEEKNDGENWSSVIFLYNLIPGSSNDSFGLNVAKLANLDKDIINRAYEISEKTKQEELEAEATLKLGILIKNVLQAKEEDRLKILKILDIGLD from the coding sequence ATGCAGCCGACGATTAGCAGGTTTTTCAAGGCTGTGAGTGTGAAGGAGGCGGACGCTGGTTTGGATGAGACGAATGCTGGCAATTCTGTTGACAATTCGATCATGATAGATGACAGTGAGGAAGATGATAGTGTAGCAGGTGCTGCGGTGGATGTGTTGTCGACTGTGACCAATGCTGATGTGAGAGCAGCtgtagaagaagaagaagaagaagaagatgatgatccGAGTGTGCAGTTGCTCTCCAAATATGCAAATGCCGTACCTGACAAAAGAAATCGTAGCGGTAGTGCTAGTGCTATGTCTGAGGGGAGAGACCGTAGCCACAGTACTAGTGTAGATGCTGTAAACTTTGATACTCCCCCTATtaagaagaggaagaaggcCGCGAGTTTGACCCCTCTGGATCAACAGgttaaagaattgaaacaaaataataataacaagTTACTGGTTATTAGAGTTGGCTACAAATACAAATGTTTTGCTCAGGATGCTATTGTTGCTAGCAAAGCATTACACTTGAAACTAGTGCCAGGAAAATTAACTTTTGATGAATCAAATCCACAGGATGCACAATTTAAACAGTATGCTTACTGTTCATTTCCCGACACACGTCTCAACGTTCATTTAGAAAGGCTGATCCACcacaatttgaaagtagGTGTGGTGGAACAACAAGAGACAGGCGCGATCAAGAAACAAACCAACAATAAAACTAACGTTTTCGAAAGAAAAGTAACAAATACGTTCTCAAAGGCAACTTATGGCATCAATACACCTTATTCCATTAATAATGACAAATCTGCTGTACTTGGAGACACAAAGAGTATATGGGCGTTGAGCATAGTGGCTGGGGAAAAAGGCACCACATATCATCTCCTATCGGTAAATTTAAATAGTGGTGAAGTTATCCATGATACATTCAATGATTCCCTCAACTCAACAGATGAACTTTTTACTAGagtgaaatatttggacCCATTTGAGGTCACATCTTTGAACTCCAAGAACGATATTCATGTAAATATACTAAATCTCTTCAAACAAGAAAACTGTTCTTTAAATTGTACTGGGAATTCTCCAAAACCTGAAGCATCACTCGATTCAGTGGTACGTACTCTGAAGTTGTCATCAGAAATGACTACTTTAGTACACCTTCTTTATAACTATCTCATGGACTATAATAATGAGAAAATTCtagaaatatcttcaaattacAAAACTTTTGGTTCTAAAGTTCACATGACATTGGATGGTCATGCATTAGAAAGTTTGGACATTTTCTCAAATGATGGCAAGAAAGGTTCACTTGTGTGGCTAATGGATCATACCAGAACACCTTTTGGTTTCAGACAATTGCGTCAGTGGATTTCAAAACCATTAGTTCAacaagatgaaattgacGCTCGATTAGATGCTGTTGATTGTATTTCAAAGGAAGTTAGTggcatattttttgaagcaTTAAATCAAATGCTGAAAACGACGCCTGATCTCATGCGCACTCTTAACCGCATTGCTTATGGTAATACCTCTAGAAAGGaagtatatttttttctgaagCAAATTAATGGTTTTATTGATCACTTCAAGAAacattcaaatcaaataaacaatgaaatttgCTCTGTCAATGGTAAGATATATGCACAATCACGAATACTGAGAGAAATATTTACACAAATAAGGgatatctttcaaagtaCTGAAATTCCCCGACTTCTATCTATGATAAATGTAATTGCTGTTATGGATAAAGATCAAGTAACTCAAGCCGTGGGGTTTTTTAATTTGAACAATTACGACAATTCTGAAGATATTATCGCCATCCAACGTGATATTGAAGGTGTGAAGAGAGATCTTATggatgaattgaaaaatatcaagagaatattgaaaaggcCACATCTAGAATATAGAGATACCGTGGAGTATCTTGTTGAAGTGAGAAACACTCAAGTTAAAGGTTTACCGGATGATTGGATAAAAGTTAACAACACTAAAGCAGTTAGCAGGTTTTCAACTCCAGTAACAGCAAAATTAACTGAAAAACTGCAGTATCACAAAGAATTACTAATGCAGAAATGCAACGATGAGTACGAACGCTTTTTGGGTAAAGTCAATAAAGAATATCCTTCTTTGAAAGTGGTAATTCAAAACCTTGCTTCCTATGATTGTATATTATCACTGGCGGCAACATCATGCAATGTGAATTATGTTCGCCCCAAGTTTGTAACTGATGCTGTTGCTCAGACAGTTGCCGTTAAAAACGGCAGAAACCCAATTATTGAGTCTTTGAACGTCCATTATGTCCCAAATGATGTCAATATTAAACAATCTGACAATAAgattaatattattacagGACCAAATATGGGCGGTAAATCCTCCTATATAAGACAGGTGGCGTTGTTGATTATTATGTCACAGATTGGATCATACGTTCCTGCAGATCATATGGAAACAAGCATATTTGATAAGATTTTAACAAGAATAGGTGCGCATGATGATTTATTACGAGGAGACTCCACGTTCAAAGTTGAAATGatggaaattttgaatattttaagAACATGCACTCCAAAGTCCTTGTTATTGCTAGATGAAGTTGGAAGAGGTACTGGAACATTAGACGGAAGAGCAATCTCTTATGCACTTTTGAAGTATTTTGTGGAGCTAGAAAACTGTCCACTAATACTATTTACAACtcatttttccaaattaaGTGAATCACTGGCTTCGAAACATATAAAAAACTTTTATATGGATTATGTTGAGGAGAAAAATGATGGCGAAAACTGGTCAAGCGTAATATTCCTTTATAACTTGATTCCAGGTTCGAGTAATGACTCCTTTGGTTTGAATGTTGCTAAATTGGCAAATTTGGACAAAGACATCATCAATAGGGCTTATGAAATCTCTGAAAAAACCAAACAGGAAGAACTAGAAGCAGAAGCAACATTGAAGCTAGGTATTCTTATTAAGAATGTTTTACAAGCGAAGGAAGAAGATAGactaaaaattttaaaaatattagaTATTGGATTAGATTAA
- the FIG2 gene encoding Fig2p (similar to Saccharomyces cerevisiae FIG2 (YCR089W) and AGA1 (YNR044W); ancestral locus Anc_6.367) yields MHSSVILTAVLASTVLGQYFNETTTSQTNFLSSSSIYEKISSSGSSRSVMASSNTIEYPQSIEITSIETSSGPLSTSASVSTYFQNTQSASTASDSSIISVTAASTSSTLFTTLRPSSHSNSFDATFMTSEEYSPAQTSQDSTSILSNSMSQEGTSTLGASFGGAPTTIDPQYYSTASASVSSSDASLDNEEIASATNSTESNFATSIVSEVSGTLSSYSKESHISIESTVPSNVIQSSDNSVLLSAVTSEALTSQISDISLSTTGRSDLLNTTGVGTSTTVASVTVSSSTLLASATSSMLQEVLTSRQYSSGNTAVQDNSTISSIDLSISSVSTSPEATASSAVLETTAFNTSANTTILAASTTNSVMGYSSGSVSSGEINELTFLATTTSSSSSYASAATRDMNSSIPLSSDIITSTISSPWFSPSIPSTAINSSSSITSETTTVITSTFSTSGTEIFTTYTAALATKTTTIEGVVTEYVTWCPLKASSTTTSTDDSISFTAVTSPSIQSSSQSTEYSALESYAQNMISSTISDLSSNITMTSGPLLSISTSASHSMEAASLHDVSSISSSTVTSTSSSFLYSSSAVAATSLSQSHKKLSEASTLSTVTTTINDVVTTYTTWCPYETGSQLVTTSYETITVSTEVCSSDKCEMSTYTTVVTDQTASQTSSIEIAGQFSDISTEITSFRGLSSNKPSQTTVEQIATITNPSIITSSTSLSDSSLYTYETYSLSTYTTTINGVVTTYISSCPYTATEVATETNTKTVTKSTEVCSNDNCTLSNTVSSIFSLESFISVLSAETSSYVAPLGSSIPETVALSPTSPVHSASSHIQSASSSANIMSTAIATTESTVSAATLSSPVSFLPSEKSHIDILSTFVSLSNSVGKSESNSLTIVVAPQSTSSLVTTTVNGIKTVYTTWCPLETTEEVTKINDRTVIISTEVCSDHVCTPTLITSTTTDFTPNTESVSSSTSFIKCSGSECTTVGLSSYSAEDTTMLSHSEAITVISTSSTPTPASSIIPASTSSGEVTSSSTPSSTTAFTSLTADLTSSVSITGSVSTSRITSIVPLLTSSTSTTEEAESISPSTTSVSSISTVSITSSSLHLSTVTTTVNGVFTEYTTWCPLTAAEKTSSVDSPSQLSTVTTTINGIVTEYTTWCPYAATKESFTTTSTNIAKLISDSLSASTSNNILSTESTMSESLQLLVDTTAHDSPATTITKTCTESECLPESSTGHVIITTSEIATAETSLFSTTTSESSFTPTVDTAIARQTSFITTSSAGNLAIPSSTLGSASISSEDFITNTHLKESTSFVSSEPTSKQSTKSEAVHTTVQTIKSTVSFTTIAAVTVTTSNSNGNLVTITSSSKKVLPTVSTVVILTEIPIESTSVASTVTSTTATTSKTSLIEIASSTDTNSGVKSSSRTSTKTISASKAASSTWVTSAVITTFAGKASKTSINSIFLSILMMFFL; encoded by the coding sequence ATGCATTCCTCAGTTATTCTGACCGCAGTACTTGCATCAACAGTATTAGGtcaatatttcaatgaaacAACTACCAGTCAAACGAATTTCTTATCTTCTAGCTCCATTTAtgagaaaatttcatcgaGTGGCTCATCAAGAAGTGTTATGGCCTCCTCAAATACCATTGAATATCCACAATCCATAGAAATTACAAGTATTGAAACTTCAAGCGGTCCTTTGAGTACTTCCGCAAGTGTCTcaacatattttcaaaataccCAGTCAGCTTCCACAGCATCAGACAGTTCAATTATCTCAGTAACAGCTGCTTCAACTTCCTCCACCTTATTTACCACGTTGAGACCTTCTTCGCATAGCAATTCCTTTGATGCGACCTTTATGACGAGTGAGGAATATTCGCCAGCTCAAACTTCGCAAGATTCTACTTCAATATTATCTAATTCGATGTCTCAAGAAGGTACATCAACGTTAGGAGCTTCCTTTGGCGGTGCACCAACTACGATAGATCCTCAATATTATTCCACGGCTAGCGCTTCTGTTTCTTCAAGTGACGCTTCTCTAgacaatgaagaaatcgCTTCCGCAACGAACTCCACAGAATCGAACTTCGCTACCAGCATTGTATCTGAGGTTTCAGGAACTTTATCATCCTACTCAAAAGAGTCCCACATCTCTATAGAAAGTACCGTTCCTTCCAATGTTATACAATCAAGTGATAACTCTGTACTATTATCAGCCGTCACCAGTGAGGCTCTTACATCTCAAATTAGTGATATATCTCTTTCCACCACTGGCAGAAGTGATTTACTCAATACAACAGGTGTTGGCACTTCAACGACTGTTGCATCTGTCACCGTATCTTCCTCTACCCTCCTAGCATCAGCAACGTCTTCAATGTTACAAGAAGTTTTAACTAGTCGACAATATTCTTCAGGTAACACTGCCGTTCAAGATAATTCCacaatttcttccattGATCTTTCGATTTCATCAGTATCCACCTCCCCTGAAGCAACTGCCTCTTCTGCAGTGCTTGAAACTACGGCTTTCAATACTAGTGCTAACACAACCATTCTAGCAGCTTCTACTACAAACTCTGTCATGGGCTACTCATCAGGGTCAGTCAGTAGCGGGGAAATAAACGAATTAACATTTTtagcaacaacaacatcttcatcatcatcatatgCCAGCGCCGCAACAAGGGATATGAACTCTTCTATTCCCTTATCTAGCGATATTATTACCTCTACTATTTCCTCCCCATGGTTTTCTCCTTCAATTCCATCTACCGCTATCAATAGTTCCTCGAGTATTACTAGCGAAACTACTACAGTTATCACATCAACTTTTTCCACTTCAGGTACTGAAATATTTACTACATATACCGCGGCACTAGCAACCAAAACTACTACAATTGAAGGTGTTGTAACCGAGTATGTTACCTGGTGCCCATTGAAGGCATCTTCGACTACAACTTCAACTGATGACTCAATCTCTTTTACTGCTGTTACAAGCCCTTCCATTCAATCCAGTTCACAAAGTACTGAGTATTCAGCTTTAGAATCTTACGCACAAAATATGATTTCTTCCACCATCTCTGATTTATCTAGTAATATTACTATGACTAGTGGTCCCTTACTATCTATCAGCACATCTGCTTCTCACTCTATGGAGGCTGCATCACTCCATGATGTTTCGTCTATCTCTAGCTCGACAGTGACCTCGACCTCTTCTagttttttatattctaGTAGTGCAGTTGCCGCAACGTCTCTTTCACAAAGCCACAAGAAGTTGTCTGAAGCTTCAACTTTATCAACAGTTACTACAACCATCAATGATGTTGTTACAACTTATACTACTTGGTGTCCATATGAAACTGGTTCTCAGCTGGTTACTACGAGTTACGAAACAATCACAGTCTCAACAGAAGTTTGTTCTTCGGACAAATGTGAAATGTCAACTTATACTACTGTGGTAACCGATCAAACTGCCTCTCAAACATCTTCTATTGAAATTGCAGGCCAATTTTCTGATATCTCCACCGAAATTACTTCCTTTAGAGGTTTGAGCTCTAACAAACCTTCCCAAACTACTGTTGAACAAATAGCTACAATTACAAACCCATCAATTATTACAAGCTCCACTTCTCTTTCCGACAGCTCCCTCTACACTTATGAAACCTATTCTCTATCTACCTACACGACTACCATTAATGGTGTTGTTACAACTTACATATCTAGCTGTCCATATACCGCCACAGAGGTGGCTACGGAAACAAATACTAAGACAGTCACTAAATCCACCGAAGTTTGTTCAAATGACAATTGTACACTTTCTAACACTGTCTCTAGTATTTTTAGTCTAGAATCTTTTATATCCGTACTTTCAGCTGAAACCTCATCTTATGTTGCACCTCTTGGTAGCTCGATTCCAGAAACTGTTGCCTTAAGTCCTACTTCCCCTGTACATTCCGCTTCCTCACATATTCAGtcagcttcttcatctgCTAATATCATGTCTACTGCCATTGCTACAACTGAAAGTACTGTATCGGCTGCAACATTAAGTTCACCTGTGTCCTTTTTACCCTCTGAGAAATCACACATAGACATTTTATCAACTTTCGTCagtttatcaaattcagtAGGAAAATCTGAAAGCAATAGCTTAACAATAGTTGTTGCACCGCAATCTACATCTTCTCTAGTCACCACTACTGTGAATGGTATTAAAACAGTATATACCACATGGTGTCCACTTGAAACTACGGAAGAGGTGACCAAAATAAATGACAGAACTGTTATTATCTCTACTGAAGTTTGCTCTGATCATGTTTGCACCCCAACATTAATTACTTCCACCACAACTGATTTCACACCAAATACAGAGTCTGTGAGCTCTAGTACTTCTTTTATAAAGTGCTCTGGCAGCGAATGTACTACAGTAGGGTTAAGTTCCTATTCTGCTGAAGATACTACAATGTTATCTCATTCTGAAGCTATCACAGTCATTAGTACTAGCTCAACACCTACGCCAGCTAGTAGTATTATCCCAGCTTCTACCTCATCCGGCGAGGTTACCTCTAGTTCTACACCATCTAGTACCACTGCCTTCACTTCCCTAACAGCTGATCTTACCAGTTCTGTTTCTATAACGGGCAGTGTCTCTACTTCTAGAATAACATCTATCGTCCCTCTCCTAACTTCTAGTACATCGACAACGGAAGAAGCCGAATCTATCTCACCTTCTACTACATCTGTCTCATCTATTTCTACAGTATCTATCACATCTTCATCGCTACATCTTTCCACCGTCACTACAACCGTAAATGGTGTTTTTACTGAGTACACAACTTGGTGTCCATTGACAGCCGCTGAAAAAACTTCCAGTGTTGATTCTCCCTCGCAACTTTCTACAGTTACCACCACTATAAATGGTATAGTTACTGAGTACACAACATGGTGCCCATATGCAGCTACGAAAGAAAGCTTTACAACAACATCTACAAATATTGCTAAATTAATCTCTGATTCTCTATCGGCAAGCACAAGCAACAATATATTATCTACCGAATCAACAATGTCTGAAAGCTTGCAATTATTAGTTGACACAACAGCACATGACTCACCTGCTACAACAATTACTAAAACATGCACCGAATCAGAATGTTTGCCTGAAAGTTCTACAGGTcatgttattattactactTCTGAAATCGCCACTGCAGAAACCTCTTTATTTAGTACAACCACATCAGAATCTTCTTTTACACCAACTGTGGATACGGCTATAGCTAGGCAAACATCGTTCATTACAACATCCTCTGCAGGCAATCTAGCCATTCCATCATCTACCCTGGGAAGTGCTTCTATTAGTTCCGAAGACTTTATAACTAATActcatttgaaagaatcaaCTAGCTTTGTGTCTTCAGAACCAACTTCGAAACAGAGTACTAAATCAGAAGCAGTACACACAACTGTTCAAACAATAAAGTCCACTGTGTCGTTCACCACCATTGCAGCTGTCACGGTAACTACTTCCAACAGTAATGGCAACTTGGTTACAATTACGAGTTCTAGTAAGAAAGTTCTACCAACCGTAAGTACTGTCGTCATTTTAACGGAAATTCCTATCGAATCTACTTCAGTTGCTTCTACCGTTACTTCAACTACCGCGACAACGTCTAAAACATCTTTAATAGAAATCGCATCATCAACTGATACCAACAGTGGTGTAAAGTCCAGTAGTCGCACAAGTACCAAGACAATTTCTGCTTCGAAAGCTGCATCCTCCACCTGGGTAACATCCGCAGTCATAACAACATTTGCCGGTAAGGCATCAAAGACATCGATTAACAGTATTTTTTTAAGTATTCTAATGATGTTTTTCCTATAA